Genomic segment of Drosophila biarmipes strain raj3 chromosome 2L, RU_DBia_V1.1, whole genome shotgun sequence:
TAATCTATTTGTATATCTAAAGCCTGATACTCGCCTCAAAGCAATACGACAGGGGAACTACAGTGTTCCTCACATTCAATCACATTCACAAATCACATTTTGTAAAGAGATTTTCATATTGCTGCCTTTTTGTTTGGGCTAACAGGTATAGTTTAgttgaataaattaaatattaaatcataaaaatttgtCAGAGTTCGACTTCTAAGAAGCTATCCTAagatgaattattttttcctgAGTGTACTCGTTGCGACTGCAATTGATGTGAAACTATTTAAGTCAAGTGCTTTTGTTTTCCCCCTGGCAGTGTGACTACCGCCAGCCGAGTGCGGAGACCCCTACAATAAGCGGCGTTAAACTGCTGACCACGCTGACCGGGAGCAGCAGCTGGGCCCGGGGCTCCTACCAGTGCCTGTGCCGGGCGGGATTCTACTCGCTGCGGCATCCGGACGGATTCAACGGCACCATCATGGAGATTGCctggcaggagcagcaggacaATATAAGCAATTACTATTCGGAGGTCTTCAAGTGTTTGCCCTGCGCCCCCGGCTGTGACACGTGCACGGGTCCGGAGCCATGTCTAGCCAACTACCACTGGCCATTCAGGTTGGTATCCGTGTGCGGGGTTGTTTGCCAGTGGTGGGAGAGGGATACTACCCTTCCACAGCAGCCAACATTGTTAAAGAGTGTATCCTTTCTAGTAAATAAGGATGGAAGGCTGTGCAGCCGTTGCAActtgtgatatttttaaacgATACCTTCAGTTAATAttacataatattttatttataaatttctaataGCCTTAATTGCTTTTCCCATTCGTTCTTAAAAATGGCTCTCATTTAATGTACTCATgtactttataaaatatgttttttggttttcgatTGGCTTTAGAAAAGCATTAAGCCACTCAATAGTTATTTCTGGCTTACATAAACTTTTATGAGTAATAACCGGATGACATAACTATTATTAATCACTGTTACTTGCGTAGAAACCTAAGAGTGAGCATCCTCCACCTAAAAGACTTTATTTCCTCGCTTTTAGAATATCCCTGCTGACTATATCGATAGGCTGTGCCTGTAGCACATTCGTTCTCGCCGGCTACCTCTTCCGGCATCGACGCGTCAAGGTCTTCAAAGTGGCCAGCCCCATCTTCCTGATGATCACCCTCATCGGCTGCGCCATCATGTACCTGGAGGTAAGTAGTACTCGGGTCATTTGGGGCGACACTCTTAACCCATTAAAGCAGATGAAAGCGCAGAAAAGGGCCAAAAACACACAAAGGCCATTTGAAAACAATGTTGCTAATGCGACAAAAGGCCCAAACGCGGTCGGCACGCGCCCATTCATAATTAACCCACCTGTTTGCCCCTTTCGGTTCTTATCCCACTCCCATTTCTGGATGTAAAGGGATCTGCGAACAAACCACAGCATAAAAGTACCACTTATGGGTTTTTAAATGCGGCTTTTAAGCACTTGCTGGTCGAAAGGGTATGAAGGTTTAAGGGTGTCATTTGtaacaaaatatgtttttaatattattataaaccgtctaaaacttaaaattaaaaactaggAAGGAGTGCTTCGAGTATCAGATGCCccttactcagcttaagggagcaaaaggaaatGGAGCTATATAagagcaaagcgatattgtaagaACGCCACCTATGTAACTTTAAAACTGTAGAAGCCACAGGCTccacaataaaaatacatttatatttgaCTCACATGTAaagcttttaaattaattataaaattgttttgcatttcCCGAAAAATAACATATACATAAGACTTATTTTCAACATTTTGTCAAGATTACTGGTGCTTTTaacaagtttaaaaaataacataatattcaaatcaataataaaatattaataagttAAAAGTAATAAAGTAATCATAGAAAGGGGATTGCATAGTCACCCTCCATCCACTTTCAGCTTGCtgttcttctttttcttgTTGGCAATTATGTTGTCAACATTAGCATACCAACAATGCCATAATACCCAGTGGACGCATAAAACCACCTCCCTCTCTAAATGAACACACACCGAACGGCAGTGCACAATAAAGGAGGGAGCTAAAGGAACACAATTTTACTCGATTTTATAATCAAATGTAACACATAAAAATtctacaaaaattttaaattgatagaaaataataatgagcAGGAAATTACCGAAGAATGGAGTTCCGAATTCAAAAGATGATAATTCGCAGGATGAAAATGAGGACTTGCAGCAAGCGATTAAAGAAATGGTCAAGACTCCCGATATAGAAGAAAGGCCAGGGACGAGTAGTAAACGTTCCGATGTGCAGTGCGATTCTCGAGATTTGGATAAACACAAACCGTTCTCGAAGGTGATACAAAAAAGTCAAGTGGAACAAGAGTCCCAAACAGGAGAGCCCTGTGAAAAGCCTAGGAAATCGAAACATAAGCATTCAAAATTGGATAGCGAGGACAGCTGGTCTACACTCCTTATACAAAGGTTTACCTGGACAAATAAAACTCAAACTACTGATGTAGTTTTGCCCGAAAGTGTCCAAATTAACACAGATACAATAAACGAAACACAACCGTCTACCACGGAACCATTTAAATGTGTCAAAGCAAAGAGTACggagaaaataaattcttctACCGATACCTCAAACGAAAGCCTAATACGAACAGATCATTACGGACAATCAAATGAAGGACAGAAGGAAAATGCATACGATGGGAGTCCGTTAGTTGATGAGGGATCGAATGAAGAATCGGTGGAATTTCTTGAGAAACTACGAAAAATTGAGGAGGCCTCCAAACCCAAAACTTGGAGGAGACCAACACCGATCGTAATAAAGCCTAAAGAGGCATCTTCCACCACGAAAAAGAAAGACGAAGTGGAGGCAACACTGCCCACTAGTACTGAGAAGCATAggtatattaatattttaaaggttcCATTACAtcgtaatttaaattatgccACGCAAGATGAGTCGAAGCGGAACCCCGATCAGCCACCGGGAGATAACGATCCTTCGCACTCGAACCGCCCGACAGAATCGCCAGAGAAGGAACTATCAAATTCAGAAGGAACTTCCGACCAAAAACCTGAAGAAGTACCAGAAAAAAAGCAAGAGGAACCGACTGCAGATCAGTCCGCTGAAAAAAATCGTCGAAATACAGATTCTCAAAGAACCCTGACAATAACTGGGCATTCGCACGTTACCACAAAGCTAGATAAACACTGTCATTTCAAAGAGCAGGAATCTGGAGTGGATAAGCCCGCCAGACGCAAATTAATAGTCGCCTGCATTCTGTGCTTGGTGTTCATGATTATCGAGGCTGTCGGCGGATTTGTTTCCAATAGTCTGGCCATTGCCACAGACGCTGCCCATTTGTTAACGGACCTGTCCTCATTTCTCATCTCACTCTTCGCATTGCATCTGGCTGGAAGGCCTGCGTCTGAGCGACTCAACTTTGGATGGTATCGGGCAGAGGTCATCGGGGCCATGATATCCGTATTCTTTATCTGGGTATTAACAGGTGAACGGTAAATATTCGCCCTTGGTAAATACCTAGAGTAGTCTTTACTGCGTTAGTGGCAAGGGATCATCCAATTGAATCATATTTTACTTACTCAGAGTGCAGTAAATCGCCGCTTTCACTAACGCGCCTCCTAGCCTATAGCGCCACCTAGcccttttttttacttctaaacataatttccaaatattgattattatttggttataacttttacatttttagcatGTAGATGGTTATTAGTTATTATTAAAAGAGCAAGATCGAATTTAAAtgcttacaaaatattaaaaaaatgtaagtgtTGGCGCTACCCACGTTTCATCGTTATAGGCAACAAGCACTAGAATGTGCATTCCAAGTTCCAGCGTTCATGCTGagggacagacagacggacttGACTAATATACTCTTCTCTAGGCAGACAACATtccatttataatttaaaaaatataccatctttCAAGAACTAATTCGGATTTCGAAAATATCTTAAGGCATTATTTCAAATGGTTTTTTGCATTCTGAGCGCAGCCTTactaaaaattgaattattgtAATCCGTAATTTTGAAAACGAAACCCGTCACAGGCATCCTCGTGTACATGGCCATTATGCGGTGGGTGAACCAAGACTTCGAGCTGGACGCCGTGGTAATGCTGATCACGTCTGCGCTGGCCATAGCATTCAACTTGATAATGGCCGTGCAATTGCATTTCGACAACTTGCACTTCGTTCCGGGAAAGTTCAAAAGGTCAAAGGTCGTGGGATCGGAGACAGGGAGCGAGGTCGGCTTGTCGATGGTGGGCAGGTCTGTGTCCACCCAGCTCCCTGTAAAGGAGGAACAGAACATCAATGTGCGGGCGGCGCTGATTCATGTAATCGGGGATCTTATCCAGAGCGTTGGGGTTTTTGTAGCCGCTTTGATTATATTCTTTCTGCCGGCCTGGGCCTTCATGGACTCGGTTTGCACGCTCTTCTTCTCGGTGCTGGTTATTGTGGTCacaatcaaaattttaaaagacgtCCTAATGGTCCTGATGGAGGCCACACCGGATTTCATGGATTACGAGGAGGTCAAGCGGACATTTCTATCTATTCCGGGAGTTGAGCATGTCCATAACCTGAGGATTTGGGCTCTGTCCATTAACAAGGTGGCCTTGTCCGCCCACCTGGCCATTTCTAAGGATGCCGATCCTCAGCTGATCCTCGAGGAGGCTACCAAACTGATCCACAAACGTTTCCGATTTTTTGAGACCACCATACAGATCGAGGAATACTCGCCAGACATGGAGAACTGTGAGCAGTGCTCGAGTCCTGCAGATAAAAATGAAAGACGAAAGTCCGCGGACTTGGAAAAGGGCGCAGCGGATGCGGATCCAAAAAagatgcagatgcagcagCCCGCCGATTCTGAAAACGGATAAGAGATTATTCCGCAGCCTCCTTTGAAAAGAATCTATTCGTGTTCACCATTTTTAAATGATGTGTTATACCtttaaatgatacaaaatttaaatgtgtACCAATTATTATCCAAATATAcgtagattttattttataagaagTTTAATTTGCCAAAAGGAGTGCGAGAAATATGGAGAAGTGCCAGCTGCAAAAGTACTGTTCCACCTATCGATTTCTTTATATTAACGATGGTCCGATTTAGTGATAACAATCGCTTTCAGTCAAAAAAGACAAACagatttttgctttttattaatttaaagtaaaaataataaaataaaaatattaaaaaccgcatgtcaaataaatttaatgtaatGTACTCGctgaaagtaaaaaaatactactactatatataactaatttagtttttacttaagttaaaaatatttaaaaaaatatatatctattaATTTCTATGTTTTGAAGtacttacaattttaaatccaACGGTTTTAAGacattgtaaaaaatatttatataagaaaatgtagattttcaCAAACTTTCGACAATGGGTTAAAAAGAGTGGCATTTAAACGTATACGAAATAAAACGAGCCAAGATTGTGGTTTCCTAATTATTCTTTAGATTATCAATCATATTTCAAAgtgtaaaatataattttagtgATTTGCGaatgattaatttttcttatagATGGTTGCTATATTTCCCTATCTGGATACCACTTGGTGTATCGCCACCAAGTGGACGCGGCACATGGGTTTTTGCATTACCTACACTTCGCTGCTCATGAAAACCTGGCGGTAGGACAAACGTCTAAAAACCAGAAAGTAATTGCAAACATTAAGAGTTTAACTATTATTTCGCAGAGTTTCCCTGACTTATCGCGTAAAGTCGGCCcacaaaataaaactgaaCGACCAGCAACTGTTGCAGTGGATGGTACCCATTCTATTGGTTATGCTGATCTATTTGGGGACGTGGACCATTTCGGCCACTCCAAACGCAGAGGTGGTAAGTATAAATGAAGGGTATTGGTTCGGGACACTTTTTAATCGCTTCCCATGTTTTCGTGAAATTTTCCAGATCTTAGACCAGAGTCATTTGAAGTTCAAGCAGTGCTCCTACAACTGGTGGGACCACAGCTTGGCCATCGGGGAAGTGTTCTTCCTGGCTTGGGGAATTCGGGTGTGTTACAATGTGCGGAACGCGGAGAGTCTCTACAACGAGGCGCGGCTCATCTCGTACGCCATATACAACATTGCACTCGTCAACATCGCCATGGTGGCCTTCCAGtaagaacaattttaaatagttttatatttaagtatCGGCTAAAGAGACTTCTGTGACATCCCTAAAAATACGAGATTTTCCTTGTCTATATAAACTCGAAACAAGTCTGAAGCCTGCGCTGCCTTTATTAACCCTTctattgtttaaatttttttttatattgttttgggtttttaaaaaataattcccTTTATAAAAGCTAAGCTGCTCGTGCGAGccagtttaatttaaaacattatttttaatttatttactgtACAACCTATACTGCTGTATAGAAGTGACTTTCTTAGTTATGTATCGATTTTACATGCCTTTAAAAGGGCATTGCCACCTGATGAATTGAATCATGAGAGTTGACACATGTTGCGTAATCCACTGTCGCGTCCATTAGGGGAAATGTAAAGCTGGTTGTCTTATGCGGCCcgctttatttaaattcctttGCTTTGTGCGCGCTCGTGCTCGCATTGTAATCCTTTTTGTCTGTAAGGACTCGCACCGCCCTCCCTTTATGCGGGTTTCCATACGTCTGCCGCTATGCTCACATAGACATTCCCGGCCAATCTCTCCGGTTTCAAGTTGTCTGCTGGTTTGCTGCGTTCCCCAACTAACATCCCCTTGatgaagtccttataattaaTGCAATTTGTTTGGAAACTGGCTACGACACGCACCTAAACCAATCTTAACTGGCTTGGGTCAGTATTTTGGGCATAACAATGATTGGCTGAGCCGCAAAAGATGCCAGAATTTCTATCAAATTTTCGCCTAAAGGGGGAtatagaaattttaa
This window contains:
- the LOC108033947 gene encoding zinc transporter 2 isoform X2, encoding MAIMRWVNQDFELDAVVMLITSALAIAFNLIMAVQLHFDNLHFVPGKFKRSKVVGSETGSEVGLSMVGRSVSTQLPVKEEQNINVRAALIHVIGDLIQSVGVFVAALIIFFLPAWAFMDSVCTLFFSVLVIVVTIKILKDVLMVLMEATPDFMDYEEVKRTFLSIPGVEHVHNLRIWALSINKVALSAHLAISKDADPQLILEEATKLIHKRFRFFETTIQIEEYSPDMENCEQCSSPADKNERRKSADLEKGAADADPKKMQMQQPADSENG
- the LOC108033947 gene encoding zinc transporter 4 isoform X1 gives rise to the protein MSRKLPKNGVPNSKDDNSQDENEDLQQAIKEMVKTPDIEERPGTSSKRSDVQCDSRDLDKHKPFSKVIQKSQVEQESQTGEPCEKPRKSKHKHSKLDSEDSWSTLLIQRFTWTNKTQTTDVVLPESVQINTDTINETQPSTTEPFKCVKAKSTEKINSSTDTSNESLIRTDHYGQSNEGQKENAYDGSPLVDEGSNEESVEFLEKLRKIEEASKPKTWRRPTPIVIKPKEASSTTKKKDEVEATLPTSTEKHRYINILKVPLHRNLNYATQDESKRNPDQPPGDNDPSHSNRPTESPEKELSNSEGTSDQKPEEVPEKKQEEPTADQSAEKNRRNTDSQRTLTITGHSHVTTKLDKHCHFKEQESGVDKPARRKLIVACILCLVFMIIEAVGGFVSNSLAIATDAAHLLTDLSSFLISLFALHLAGRPASERLNFGWYRAEVIGAMISVFFIWVLTGILVYMAIMRWVNQDFELDAVVMLITSALAIAFNLIMAVQLHFDNLHFVPGKFKRSKVVGSETGSEVGLSMVGRSVSTQLPVKEEQNINVRAALIHVIGDLIQSVGVFVAALIIFFLPAWAFMDSVCTLFFSVLVIVVTIKILKDVLMVLMEATPDFMDYEEVKRTFLSIPGVEHVHNLRIWALSINKVALSAHLAISKDADPQLILEEATKLIHKRFRFFETTIQIEEYSPDMENCEQCSSPADKNERRKSADLEKGAADADPKKMQMQQPADSENG